One segment of Salvia splendens isolate huo1 chromosome 20, SspV2, whole genome shotgun sequence DNA contains the following:
- the LOC121781486 gene encoding uncharacterized protein LOC121781486 has product MSRFNNYGKSAWGVNHPDMFHNGASRRPTFNIRRNEIFQRQDIDDGDLEGRPTGESHREDPVTEKLDRLLDKMEKFDQWKDATDRRLQSLNPVVSRGTEPPLGVNDADEEEYVDFRRGKSGDTGFRARNPNLGYRELAPEERVQRAEKVNNGSEWDPPTTRYGRTCWDPPQRYYPAAAGFDRNQVSNKPPRFNGSEATNWIARVQYYFNHVMMPEAQRLHYAVMLFDPPASEWVFNYCANNEFVTWPEFLEDVRHRFDRQSFKDYFGLIAKITQKGTVLEYHDTFEKYLNWVQGVPEVKLFTLFVAGLKPEMQERLTLHRPTSLAAAMALSLEIADTHSERANPQSTSTFQRRQWTGRDNRTSAGPTGSQPPSGTVAGAKPAPGQQQQPKEQPRRSMIRVSQAERAERSRLRLCWHCPEKWVAGHVCKQRLLCYADQDDVLEVDASDKEIVEELEPKEVAYVHALHEGRRSRPLRVVGAIQGRDVSVLIDTGSDRDFLHPDIVKSLHLPLSPIRPFRVIVGNGEALLCSHVSRRTELEMQGSTFLVDLHILPVHGPDVILGMDWLESLGKVAADFAGKTLEFKHGDRTVVLKGKLPPPRRANPQFLSSLSSSGDDVECFEILLLQPEQPDSEPESRDEFPAGLPPGVLSVLEQFRGVFGTPVGMPPFRPFDHRVHLLPGTRPVNVHPYRYPYFQKNEIERQVKDMLEQGIIQRSNSPFSSPVLLIRKKDDTFRFCIDYRALNNATVPDHFPIPTAVNFLMNWAAMNSIFHPMLRKFVIVFFDDILVYSPSLEVYGEHLSAVLRVLQDHSFFVKLSKFSFCSSTVEYLGHLIGDGSLKADPNKISVMTAWPKPKNVKQLRRFLGLTGYYRRFITGYAVITSPLTDLLKKDAFVWTPAADSSFLDLKGAMTTAPVLRLPDFEKTFCVETDASNTGICAVLLQDNHPIAFFSRKLGPRHRVASTYHKELYAIVEAVQKWRQYLLGREFIIRSDQKSLKELLQQIVQTLDQQLYVRKLMGYKFIIEYKKGSTNRAANALSRREDTDQTDPQEGAASDAEEGSDTGQSGALLAAASHPIPHLLDLLRRETCSSPEMREITTDIKERRAPPHLTLVDGLVYYNRHIFVGSRSSARTPILTEYHSSQSAGHPGFERTLRRMAADFY; this is encoded by the exons ATGAGTCGTTTCAACAATTACGGTAAATCTGCATGGGGCGTTAATCACCCGGATATGTTTCATAATGGTGCTTCTCGTCGGCCGACTTTTAACATCAGACGCAACGAGATCTTCCAGCGCCAGGATATCGACGATGGCGACTTGGAGGGTCGCCCAACCGGGGAATCGCATCGTGAAGACCCCGTGACCGAGAAACTTGATCGTTTACTGGACAAGATGGAGAAGTTTGATCAATGGAAGGATGCGACGGATCGTCGCTTGCAGAGTTTGAATCCGGTGGTGTCGCGAGGGACAGAACCCCCTCTAGGGGTCAACGACGCTGACGAGGAGGAGTATGTCGATTTCAGACGAGGGAAATCGGGGGACACAGGTTTTCGCGcgagaaaccctaatttagggTATCGCGAGTTGGCTCCGGAGGAGAGGGTTCAACGCGCCGAGAAGGTCAACAATGGCTCCGAATGGGACCCACCAACGACTCGGTATGGTCGAACTTGTTGGGACCCTCCCCAGCGATATTACCCAGCCGCCGCGGGGTTTGACCGGAACCAGGTATCAAATAAGCCACCCCGGTTCAATGGGAGCGAGGCTACAAATTGGATTGCCAGGGTTCAATATTACTTCAATCACGTTATGATGCCTGAGGCACAACGCCTTCACTATGCAGTTATGTTGTTCGATCCGCCGGCATCTGAATGGGTGTTTAATTATTGCGCGAATAATGAGTTTGTTACATGGCCGGAATTTCTGGAGGATGTTCGACACCGATTCGACAGACAGAGCTTCAAGGATTATTTCGGGTTGATTGCTAAGATAACTCAGAAAGGCACAGTTCTCGAGTACCATGATACATTCGAGAAGTACTTGAATTGGGTCCAGGGGGTTCCGGAGGTGAAACTTTTTACTCTGTTTGTGGCGGGACTGAAACCGGAGATGCAAGAGCGTCTGACGTTACACCGACCAACATCTTTGGCGGCAGCCATGGCGCTATCCTTGGAGATCGCGGATACACACTCTGAACGCGCAAATCCGCAATCCACTTCAACCTTCCAGCGCAGACAATGGACTGGACGCGATAACCGAACCTCAGCGGGTCCAACGGGGTCACAACCGCCGTCGGGTACTGTCGCCGGGGCGAAGCCCGCACCGGGTCAGCAACAGCAACCGAAAGAGCAGCCACGCCGGTCGATGATTCGGGTGTCACAAGCAGAACGGGCCGAACGATCACGTCTGAGGTTGTGTTGGCACTGCCCTGAAAAATGGGTGGCGGGCCACGTTTGCAAACAACGTCTCCTATGTTATGCAGACCAAGATGATGTGTTGGAGGTGGATGCCTCagacaaggagatagtggaggAACTGGAGCCGAAGGAGGTAGCGTATGTACACGCCTTGCATGAAGGTCGTAGGTCTCGACCATTGCGCGTTGTGGGAGCGATTCAGGGTCGCGATGTGAGTGTGTTGATTGATACAGGGAGTGATCGAGACTTCCTACACCCAGATATTGTGAAATCCTTGCATCTTCCTCTGTCCCCGATTCGACCTTTTCGGGTGATTGTCGGTAATGGCGAGGCTCTTCTATGCTCTCATGTGTCTAGACGGACGGAGTTGGAAATGCAGGGTTCCACTTTCTTGGTAGATCTGCACATTTTGCCAGTACACGGGCCGGATGTTATCCTAGGGATGGATTGGCTGGAGTCCCTGGGAAAGGTGGCTGCTGATTTCGCAGGCAAAACACTCGAATTCAAACACGGGGATAGGACAGTAGTTTTGAAAGGGAAGCTGCCGCCTCCCCGCCGCGCTAATCCCCAGTTTTTATCCTCGCTTTCGTCTTCTGGCGACGACGTGGAATGCTTTGAGATACTGCTGCTACAGCCCGAACAGCCCGACTCAGAACCGGAGAGCAGAGACGAGTTTCCCGCGGGTCTGCCGCCCGGGGTGTTATCAGTTTTAGAGCAGTTTCGGGGCGTTTTCGGCACACCAGTGGGGATGCCACCGTTTAGACCCTTTGATCATCGTGTGCACTTACTGCCCGGGACACGACCGGTTAATGTGCATCCTTATAGATACCCTTACTTCCAGAAAAACGAAATAGAGAGACAGGTCAAAGACATGCTTGAACAGGGTATTATTCAGAGAAGCAACAGTCCGTTCTCGTCACCAGTGCTCCTTATTCGCAAGAAAGACGACACTTTCCGCTTCTGCATTGACTATCGGGCGCTGAACAACGCCACGGTGCCGGACCATTTTCCTATCCCCACGGCGGTGAACTTTTTGATGAATTGG GCGGCAATGAATTCGATTTTTCACCCCATGTTACGAAAGTTTGTCATTGTGTTTTTCGATGACATACTGGTCTACAGCCCATCGCTGGAGGTTTATGGTGAACACTTGTCCGCCGTACTAAGGGTTTTGCAAGACCACAGCTTCTTTGTCAAGTTATCAAAGTTTTCCTTCTGCAGCTCCACCGTCGAATATTTGGGCCACTTGATTGGCGATGGATCCCTTAAGGCCGACCCCAATAAAATTAGTGTTATGACGGCTTGGCCGAAACCGAAGAATGTGAAGCAATTACGCCGGTTTTTGGGCCTAACCGGGTACTACCGTCGTTTCATAACCGGGTACGCCGTGATCACGTCCCCTTTGACGGATCTATTGAAGAAGGATGCTTTTGTGTGGACTCCGGCGGCGGATTCTAGTTTCTTGGATCTGAAAGGCGCCATGACAACGGCGCCTGTGCTGCGTCTGCCCGATTTTGAGAAGACTTTTTGCGTAGAGACGGACGCCTCTAATACGGGTATTTGCGCGGTTTTACTCCAAGACAACCACCCCATTGCTTTTTTCAGCAGAAAACTGGGTCCTCGCCACCGCGTCGCTTCTACATATCATAAGGAGTTATACGCGATAGTAGAGGCGGTTCAGAAATGGCGTCAATACCTACTAGGGAGAGAGTTCATTATTAGGAGCGATCAGAAGAGTTTGAAGGAATTGCTCCAGCAGATAGTACAAACGCTGGATCAGCAGCTTTATGTGCGAAAACTCATGGGCTATAAGTTCATTATCGAGTATAAGAAGGGGAGCACGAACCGAGCAGCTAATGCTTTGTCACGCCGCGAGGATACCGACCAGACCGACCCGCAGGAAGGCGCGGCCTCGGACGCCGAGGAAGGCTCCGACACAGGACAGAGTGGCGCGCTACTCGCGGCAGCATCACACCCTATTCCGCATCTGTTGGATTTGCTGCGACGGGAAACCTGTTCGTCCCCAGAGATGCGAGAAATCACGACCGATATAAAGGAGAGACGAGCCCCGCCACACTTAACCTTGGTGGACGGGCTGGTGTATTACAACCGCCATATATTTGTGGGCTCGCGATCATCGGCCCGGACGCCTATATTGACCGAGTATCATAGCTCGCAGTCGGCAGGTCACCCCGGGTTCGAGCGTACGCTGCGTCGCATGGCTGCAGATTTTTACTAG
- the LOC121780877 gene encoding cytochrome P450 71AP13-like isoform X2: MSPIILLLLILRISILFHLLRKKPPQTPPGPRGLPVIGNLLHLATPEPHVHLCKLSRTYGPLMSLNLGSKPTLIVSSPRLAEQVMRTHDLVFCSRPCLQGQHKLFYNGLDVAFAPYGPSWREMRKICVVHLLSNKRVHSFRPVREEEVFRITRDLASDPGRVVNLSEVMLGLTSTLICRIAFGRGSSKRERFDELMIEAQAMQAGFAFVSDYFPWLGWVDRLTGMVARLEKIYRDMDDIVEQLICEHLDPSWPQFMNPNILDLLIQLKNENSSSINLTWDHVKAIHM, encoded by the exons ATGAGTCCAATCATCCTTCTCCTACTAATCCTCCGCATTTCAATCCTCTTCCATCTCCTCCGCAAAAAGCCCCCTCAAACCCCTCCCGGCCCCCGCGGCCTCCCCGTCATTGGCAACCTCCTCCACCTTGCCACCCCCGAGCCACACGTACACCTATGCAAACTCTCCCGCACCTACGGCCCCCTCATGTCCCTCAACCTCGGCTCCAAGCCCACCCTCATCGTCTCCTCCCCCCGACTCGCAGAGCAAGTGATGCGCACTCACGACCTCGTCTTCTGCAGCCGCCCCTGCCTCCAAGGCCAGCACAAGCTCTTCTACAACGGCCTCGACGTCGCCTTCGCCCCTTACGGCCCCTCCTGGCGCGAGATGCGCAAGATATGCGTCGTCCATCTCCTCAGCAACAAGCGTGTCCACTCCTTCAGGCCCGTCCGGGAGGAGGAGGTGTTCCGCATCACCCGAGACCTCGCCAGCGACCCGGGCCGGGTGGTCAACCTGTCCGAGGTCATGCTCGGGCTGACGAGCACGCTGATTTGCAGGATTGCGTTCGGGAGGGGGAGTTCGAAGAGGGAGAGGTTTGATGAGCTTATGATTGAGGCTCAGGCGATGCAGGCGGGTTTCGCGTTTGTTTCGGATTATTTTCCGTGGTTGGGGTGGGTGGATAGGCTGACAGGGATGGTTGCTAGGCTTGAAAAGATTTATAGGGATATGGATGATATCGTGGAGCAGCTGATTTGTGAGCACCTCGATCCGAGTTGGCCTCAATTCATGAATCCGAATATTCTAGATCTTTTGATTCAGCTCAAGAATGAAAATTCTAGCTCTATCAATCTCACTTGGGATCATGTCAAGGCAATACACATG tga
- the LOC121780877 gene encoding cytochrome P450 71AP13-like isoform X1, which produces MSPIILLLLILRISILFHLLRKKPPQTPPGPRGLPVIGNLLHLATPEPHVHLCKLSRTYGPLMSLNLGSKPTLIVSSPRLAEQVMRTHDLVFCSRPCLQGQHKLFYNGLDVAFAPYGPSWREMRKICVVHLLSNKRVHSFRPVREEEVFRITRDLASDPGRVVNLSEVMLGLTSTLICRIAFGRGSSKRERFDELMIEAQAMQAGFAFVSDYFPWLGWVDRLTGMVARLEKIYRDMDDIVEQLICEHLDPSWPQFMNPNILDLLIQLKNENSSSINLTWDHVKAIHMELFLEIPRGEEGAPGLPWGLQRWS; this is translated from the exons ATGAGTCCAATCATCCTTCTCCTACTAATCCTCCGCATTTCAATCCTCTTCCATCTCCTCCGCAAAAAGCCCCCTCAAACCCCTCCCGGCCCCCGCGGCCTCCCCGTCATTGGCAACCTCCTCCACCTTGCCACCCCCGAGCCACACGTACACCTATGCAAACTCTCCCGCACCTACGGCCCCCTCATGTCCCTCAACCTCGGCTCCAAGCCCACCCTCATCGTCTCCTCCCCCCGACTCGCAGAGCAAGTGATGCGCACTCACGACCTCGTCTTCTGCAGCCGCCCCTGCCTCCAAGGCCAGCACAAGCTCTTCTACAACGGCCTCGACGTCGCCTTCGCCCCTTACGGCCCCTCCTGGCGCGAGATGCGCAAGATATGCGTCGTCCATCTCCTCAGCAACAAGCGTGTCCACTCCTTCAGGCCCGTCCGGGAGGAGGAGGTGTTCCGCATCACCCGAGACCTCGCCAGCGACCCGGGCCGGGTGGTCAACCTGTCCGAGGTCATGCTCGGGCTGACGAGCACGCTGATTTGCAGGATTGCGTTCGGGAGGGGGAGTTCGAAGAGGGAGAGGTTTGATGAGCTTATGATTGAGGCTCAGGCGATGCAGGCGGGTTTCGCGTTTGTTTCGGATTATTTTCCGTGGTTGGGGTGGGTGGATAGGCTGACAGGGATGGTTGCTAGGCTTGAAAAGATTTATAGGGATATGGATGATATCGTGGAGCAGCTGATTTGTGAGCACCTCGATCCGAGTTGGCCTCAATTCATGAATCCGAATATTCTAGATCTTTTGATTCAGCTCAAGAATGAAAATTCTAGCTCTATCAATCTCACTTGGGATCATGTCAAGGCAATACACATG gagttGTTTTTAGAAATTCCGCGGGGCGAAGAGGGTGCCCCGGGATTGCCATGGGGCTTGCAACGGTGGAGCTAA
- the LOC121781086 gene encoding glycosyltransferase BC10-like: MKSAQAWRLGMKDIIMPAPRLRGPLRKPTWIIVLVSLVSLFLICAYVYPPQNSAACYVFSSRGCKGMPSWLPPSPIRELTDEEIAARVVIRDILDMPPAIQTTPKIAFLFLTPGALPFEKLWDKFFQGHEGRFSVYVHASKDKPVHFSRYFINREIRSSSVGWGKISMVDAERRLLGHALKDTGNQHFVLLSDSCIPLRDFDFVYNYLMYTNVSFVDSFEDPGQHGSGRYSENMLPEVEKRDFRKGAQWFTMKRQHAVIVMADNLYYSKFRDYCRPGMEKGRNCYSDEHYLPTFFYMLDPVGVANWSVTHVDWSEGKWHPKSYRALDVTYDLMRNITSISDSVHVTSEERKQVQVTPCLWNGNPRPCYLFARKFLPETLDNLIQLFPNYTSI; the protein is encoded by the exons ATGAAGTCAGCTCAGGCATGGCGGCTAGGCATGAAAGACATAATAATGCCTGCGCCTCGCCTGCGTGGTCCATTAAGAAAGCCAACATGGATTATTGTGTTGGTGTCATTAGTTAGCTTGTTCCTGATCTGTGCATATGTCTATCCACCTCAAAATTCAGCAGCATGCTATGTTTTCTCTTCTCGTGGTTGTAAGGGAATGCCTAGTTGGCTTCCACCTTCTCCTATTAGAGAActaactgatgaagaaatagccGCCCGTGTTGTGATTAGAGATATTTTGGATATGCCTCCTGCTATACAAACAACTCCAAAAATTGCTTTCCTATTTCTCACACCAGGTGCATTGCCGTTCGAGAAGCTGTGGGATAAATTCTTCCAG GGTCATGAAGGTAGATTCTCTGTCTACGTCCATGCATCAAAGGATAAACCTGTACATTTTAGCCGTTACTTTATCAACCGGGAAATTCGTAGCAGCTCG GTCGGATGGGGAAAAATATCAATGGTTGATGCAGAAAGGAGGCTTTTAGGACATGCACTGAAAGATACTGGGAACCAACATTTTGTACTGCTTTCTGACAG CTGCATACCACTTCgtgattttgattttgtgtaCAACTATCTAATGTACACAAATGTGAGCTTTGTGGATAG CTTTGAGGATCCTGGCCAACATGGAAGTGGTAGATACAGTGAAAATATGTTACCTGAAGTTGAGAAGAGAGACTTCCGTAAGGGCGCTCAG TGGTTCACAATGAAGCGGCAACATGCTGTTATAGTCATGGCCGATAATCTGTACTATTCGAAGTTCAGAGACTATTGCAGG CCGGGCATGGAAAAGGGACGCAATTGCTACTCTGATGAGCACTATTTGCCCACCTTTTTCTAT ATGCTTGATCCAGTTGGGGTAGCCAACTGGTCAGTAACACACGTTGACTGGTCCGAAGGGAAGTGGCATCCGAAGTCATACAGGGCACTGGATGTGACATATGACCTGATGAGAAATATCACA TCCATTTCAGACAGTGTACACGTTACAAGTGAAGAAAGG AAGCAAGTCCAGGTTACACCATGCCTGTGGAATGGGAATCCACGTCCGTGCTATTTGTTTGCACGGAAATTTTTGCCTGAAACCCTTGACAACTTAATCCAACTCTTCCCCAATTATACGTCgatttga
- the LOC121782614 gene encoding ribosomal RNA-processing protein 14-like — MKKKKKQNPAAEIDSNLTSSIHSQSEFFDHLIELIPARFYVSADDDSKPWYQGLSKAAKASLRLKTKENLKLARRNRFDPDAEPSSTAKLVQGEDGENPSKEIDADDREKKSVTYEELREKLRRKIEALKGNRGEKRTDERKMRNEWNKRNRENDGNVDGGDDNDDDGDGEEIIEYGKVKLGDEGEGRNSNKRKLSKAQELERAKKKEVMKENPSVAEKETWKSAVSRAMGVKVHDDAKLIKGSMKREKKRKEKNAEKWKERVGTVEKMKVERQKKRRDNIVGRINDKKARKIAKREKKLMRPGFEGRKEGFITKE; from the coding sequence atgaagaagaagaagaagcaaaaCCCCGCCGCCGAGATCGACAGCAATCTCACGTCTTCTATTCATTCTCAAAGCGAGTTCTTCGACCATTTAATCGAACTAATTCCTGCGAGATTCTATGTTTCCGCCGATGACGATTCTAAACCATGGTACCAGGGTCTCTCCAAGGCGGCCAAGGCCTCGCTGAGGCTGAAGACTAAAGAGAATCTCAAGCTCGCTCGGCGCAACCGCTTCGACCCCGACGCGGAGCCCTCGTCGACCGCCAAACTCGTCCAAGGTGAGGACGGCGAGAATCCGTCCAAGGAGATCGATGCAGATGATAGAGAGAAGAAATCGGTTACGTACGAAGAGCTGAGAGAGAAGCTGCGGCGGAAAATCGAGGCGCTCAAGGGGAATCGCGGAGAGAAGAGGACTGATGAGAGGAAAATGAGGAACGAGTGGAATAAGAGGAATAGGGAGAATGATGGTAATGTTGATGGCGGTGACGATAATGACGATGATGGTGATGGAGAGGAGATTATTGAGTATGGGAAGGTGAAATTGGGGGATGAAGGAGAGGGAAGGAATTCGAATAAGAGGAAGTTATCGAAGGCACAGGAGCTGGAGAgagcgaagaagaaggaggtGATGAAGGAGAATCCGAGCGTCGCAGAGAAGGAGACGTGGAAGTCTGCTGTGAGCAGGGCAATGGGGGTGAAGGTGCACGATGATGCCAAGTTAATCAAGGGGAGCATgaagagggagaagaagaggaaggagaAGAATGCGGAGAAGTGGAAGGAGAGGGTGGGGACTGtggagaagatgaaggtggaGAGGCAGAAGAAGAGGAGGGATAATATTGTGGGGAGGATCAATGATAAGAAGGCTAGGAAGATTGCGAAGAGGGAGAAGAAGTTGATGAGGCCGGGGTTTGAGGGCAGGAAGGAGGGCTTTATTACTAAGGAGTGA